The following nucleotide sequence is from Phycisphaera sp..
TTCGCCCAGGCCGGCTTCGCGGCCTCGCCCCTGGTGGCCATCGGCCTCATCCAGTGGCTCGGCTGGCGCTGGGCCTACGCGGCGCTGGGCGTCATCGTGTGGTTGCTCGTGCTGCCGCTCGCCGCATTCGTCTTAAAGGATCGCCCGGACGAGAAGGGCCAGCAGATCGACGGCGACGGCCAGGGGCCGCTTCTTTCATCGCAAGAACAATCGGACACGCAAGGCTCATCGGCACCGGGCGAAGGCGGATCACCAAAACACCCGGATCCGGCGTTCACTCTCGGGCAAACAGTCTCAACCCGCGCGTTCTGGATCCTCGCGGGCGCGATGGTCCTGAGCGGCTTCACGGGCACCGCGCTGCTGTTCCACTCGCAGCCGATCCTGGAAGCGCGCGACCTCGACCCAGCGTACTCGGCGGCGATGAGCACGAGCTGGGCCCTCGCCGTCGCCGCGCTCGTGCTGCCCGTTGGCTTTCTTGCCGACCGCTTGCCCCCACGCGGCCTGCTCGCCATCGCCGCGCTGCTCATGGCCGCCAGCCCCGCGCTCGTGGTCGTGGCCGACACGGTGGTCCTGCTGTGCGTCGCGATGGCGCTCTACGGCATCGCGATGGCCATCGGCTCGGCGGTGGGGGTGCCGACGGTCGCCCGCTACTTCGGCCGCCGCCACCACGGCAGCATCCGCGGCTTTCTTACTTTCTTAGGCGTCGCGGGCACGGGCCTGGGCCCGGTGGTGCTGGGCGTGAGCCTGGACTACGCGGGCTCGTTCACGATCGGGCTGCTGGCGTGCGCGGGGCTCGCCGTCTTGCTCGCGGTCGCGAGTTTCGCATTAAAGAGGCCACTCGCGCCGAGCGCCTGATCCGGCTCCCCTCCGCTCCATTGCCAATTGCCAACCCCCAATTGCCACGAGCGTGCAATGGCATCTGCTGGCAATGGGCAATGGGTAATGGGCCCGGAAACGAGGGCCCGCTCCCCTCCGACCCTAGTGCCTAATGCCCCATGCCCAGTGCCTCTCCCTCCCCAAACACCCGCCAAACCGACACGAACGAAAACCATATCGTTATCGTCAGAAACGATTTTCCTTTCGACGGGAACGGTTTTCCCAGCGTTCGGAACGGTTTCCGTGCCTGCCAGGGCCGCTCGGCCGGGTGGGAACGCCGCCCTCCCAAGTGCCCGAGCCGTTCCCCCGGCTCGGGGATCGGTTCGCGTGGCTGCCCGGAGGGCTCCGGTGGCTGGGGGAGCCGTTTTCCTCGCTGGTTGGGCCGCTTCCACGGCCTCCCGAGGCGTCCTTCTGATCTCGACGAGCCCCCGCGGTGACGCGGGGGGCCCACTCCGTGGGGGGCTGGGCGGCGAGGGGCCGAGGCGGCGGGGTTCTGCCCCTCCCCCGCTCCCAGCGGGGGAGGTGGCCGAGGTCTTCCGAGGTCGGAGGGGGGCGTGCCTCCCCCTCCCCGCTTCGGGGAGAGGGCCGGGGTGAGGGGTCCTGATCCCGCTTCGCGGCCTCCGACGAGCCCCCGCGGTGACGCGGGGGGCCCACTCCGTGGGGGGCTGGGCCCGCGAGGGCACGCCAGGGGCGGTGGTCCCCTCAGTTCCCTCCCCAGCCCCCGGCAGGGCCACTCCGTGGAGGGGTCAAGACGGTGGCCGAGCAAGCGCAGCGCGGCGAGGACGGAGGGGGATAAAGTAACAGCCATACTTCCCGTACAGTCGCCTATCGTCGCCCCATGGCACGATGGCCCATCCAGCGACTCTGGCGTCAGCACTCGGATGGGTTTCGCACGATTCCGACCGAGGACCTGGCAGACTTCCAGGTTTGCATTCTTCTCGGCTCCGCTGGTTCGGGTAAGACCTTCGAAATCACGCTTCTGGAAGAGACCGAGAAGGCAATGGAACGGGATGTTCGGTC
It contains:
- a CDS encoding MFS transporter, producing MAPPSQTISPPDSPASDDGRFYGPVIAAACTVALVASAPGQTVVVSQFNKSFTDTLALSATQLSSAYLIGTAAAAIPLTFVGALADKLGPRRVMFVVALLFGGACIAAGQARSLPVLTLCFFGLRFLGQGSLSMLSGHILALWYERRLGTINGFKMVFAQAGFAASPLVAIGLIQWLGWRWAYAALGVIVWLLVLPLAAFVLKDRPDEKGQQIDGDGQGPLLSSQEQSDTQGSSAPGEGGSPKHPDPAFTLGQTVSTRAFWILAGAMVLSGFTGTALLFHSQPILEARDLDPAYSAAMSTSWALAVAALVLPVGFLADRLPPRGLLAIAALLMAASPALVVVADTVVLLCVAMALYGIAMAIGSAVGVPTVARYFGRRHHGSIRGFLTFLGVAGTGLGPVVLGVSLDYAGSFTIGLLACAGLAVLLAVASFALKRPLAPSA